From Girardinichthys multiradiatus isolate DD_20200921_A chromosome 3, DD_fGirMul_XY1, whole genome shotgun sequence, the proteins below share one genomic window:
- the tpbgb gene encoding trophoblast glycoprotein b yields MRPHQDPGRPHKSGMTSLLLLLMLALSCRCCPDKCMCSLGTVKCQNLDLDAIPHSLPANTKSLFVTGNNIFQISKASFPTRLENLTDLYLSGNGMEHVDTGAFKNLPNLALLDLSNNRMKNFSDQAFPDDNKLKFLNLSSSFHNHSFTDTVLDFFLHAKLLQLTSLDLSNNNLIILPDNIFTGLSSLGTLNLRNSSLITIQNGTLPLLYDLDLRDNDFKDLPPTMMAEFSLNPSLHIQLVGNPWRCNCFIDDLLVWLKNSTQVTDSHNLTCADPEAMKHQPLLQVQPSQLKCLSDMEGVLETSYVFLGLVLALIGVIFLLVLYLNRKGIKRWMYNIRDACRDHLEGYHYRYEINSDPRLANLSINSDV; encoded by the coding sequence ATGCGCCCGCACCAGGACCCAGGGAGACCTCACAAGTCCGGTATGACGAGCCTGCTTCTCCTCCTCATGCTCGCCTTGTCCTGCCGCTGCTGTCCGGACAAATGCATGTGCTCCTTAGGAACTGTAAAATGCCAAAACCTGGACTTGGATGCGATTCCACATTCCTTACCGGCCAATACCAAATCCCTGTTCGTCACAGGAAACAACATCTTCCAAATAAGCAAGGCCTCTTTCCCAACCCGTCTGGAAAACCTAACAGATCTTTATCTGAGTGGTAATGGGATGGAGCATGTGGACACAGGGGCATTTAAAAACTTGCCAAACCTCGCACTGCTGGACCTGAGTAACAACAGAATGAAGAATTTTAGTGACCAAGCTTTCCCTGACGATAATAAACTTAAGTTCCTAAACCTCAGCAGTTCTTTTCACAATCATTCCTTCACAGACACAGTCcttgatttttttctccatgCAAAGCTCCTGCAGCTCACGTCCCTGGATCTGTCTAACAACAACCTGATCATTCTGCCAGATAACATCttcacaggcctctccagtctggGCACCCTCAACCTCCGTAACAGCTCCCTCATCACAATCCAGAACGGGACCCTGCCACTGCTGTATGACCTCGACCTGAGGGACAACGACTTCAAGGATTTGCCGCCCACCATGATGGCAGAGTTTAGCCTCAACCCCAGCCTCCACATCCAGCTGGTGGGGAACCCCTGGCGCTGCAACTGCTTCATAGACGACCTGCTGGTGTGGCTGAAGAACTCCACCCAGGTGACAGACTCGCACAACCTGACCTGCGCAGATCCTGAGGCCATGAAGCACCAGCCCCTTCTGCAGGTGCAGCCGTCCCAGCTGAAGTGTTTGAGCGACATGGAGGGGGTCCTGGAAACATCGTACGTTTTCCTCGGGCTGGTGCTGGCCCTAATCGGCGTCATATTCCTGCTGGTGCTCTACTTGAACAGAAAAGGCATCAAGCGATGGATGTACAACATCCGGGATGCCTGCAGGGACCACTTGGAGGGGTACCATTATCGGTATGAGATAAACTCTGACCCGCGTTTGGCCAACCTGAGCATCAACTCGGACGTGTGA